A window of Jannaschia sp. M317 contains these coding sequences:
- a CDS encoding rod shape-determining protein MreD has translation MAQRNVWGYRAVFALLSFVILFFALLPFGRSDGGVPGPDLMLCLACAWILRRPDYAPIWLLVPLVLLDDALLMRPLGVWTMVVMLATEYLRRRVDHTEAQTFSSEILIVSGLIAGTFVANHLVMLLLLAQTPPLIGQALHALVTIVFYPLTAIFSQLIGVRRLAPGELDSLGTRA, from the coding sequence ATGGCGCAGCGCAACGTCTGGGGCTATCGCGCGGTGTTCGCGCTGCTGTCGTTTGTGATCCTGTTTTTCGCGCTGCTGCCGTTTGGCCGTTCGGACGGCGGGGTGCCGGGGCCGGACCTGATGCTGTGCCTGGCCTGTGCCTGGATCTTGCGACGCCCGGACTATGCGCCGATCTGGCTGTTGGTGCCGCTGGTGTTGCTGGACGATGCGCTGCTGATGCGGCCCTTGGGGGTCTGGACGATGGTCGTGATGTTGGCCACCGAATACCTGCGCCGGCGCGTCGATCATACCGAGGCGCAGACGTTTTCCTCGGAAATCCTGATTGTCTCGGGCCTGATCGCGGGAACGTTCGTGGCCAATCACCTGGTGATGTTGCTGCTTCTTGCTCAAACACCGCCGCTGATCGGTCAGGCCTTGCACGCGCTGGTCACGATTGTTTTTTACCCGCTGACGGCCATATTCTCACAATTGATCGGCGTGCGCAGGTTGGCTCCGGGTGAGCTGGACAGTCTGGGCACGCGCGCCTGA